tagagaTACAGGCTTTAGAGTCATCCATGTAGAGATGATGACTTTAAAGCCTAGAGTTCTTCCCTAGGGTCCATAaacttgggtttctttttttaaaaattagtaatcATATTTTAGTATaagtagttttctttttaatcttctgtatttcattttatatattttaaaacattctgagaaagggtccataagCTTCCCCAGATTGCCAGAAGAGTCTTTGATACACAAAAGGTTAAAGAATGAATAGGAATCCATTGGGCAAGGAGAAAGGGCAAGTTAGGGAAAGGAACAGTGTAAGAAAAGGCCAGGAGAGAGAGGGTGTCCTCTTCATAATACAGATTTTAGGTTGGGATATCACTTAATTATATTTGTAAgattttcccccctcccttcacAGCATTGTgtggtggaaagaatactggatggGGGAATCAGGAGAGACTCTGGTACCCACAAGCTAAGTGATCATGGACAAGATACTTCTTTTcggagtctcagtttcttcatctacaaaatgtagaCAGTAATTCTCACAAATTGTCAGGATAATCAAGAGAAATTAGAGAATCCTTTGagaagtttgtaaagcacttagcatgacTCAAGGCACCAtctaaattcatttgtttttggtCCTTTGACCTTGTCACATCCCAGCCCTCTAAATCTAGACCTGAAGGGTGAGAATGTCCTAAAGTCAGCTTACACTGAGCCAGATTGTCCCATTGTTTCAGGGACCGATGACTATTGGAGATGTGCCCTTTTATCTCTCCCGGGAAGAATGGGGTTGTCTGGACCCTGCTCAGAGGGAGCTCTTCTGCCACATAAAACGAGAGAACTTCTGCAATGTCTCTCTGGGTAAGGACTAGTTTTCATCCATGGTTGAGTCTCTAATGTGTTCAGTTCCCTGAGCTCTATAGGCTGTTGAACCTTGTGAACTCAAGACAGTGGCTCCTCTTAGTTTGGCCCATGGCAAAGGAACTGTGACTGTGACTGTGACTGACTTTTTAGGCAAATAACCACTCACTTCCCCAGAAGGTATGGGGTCTTCATCTGCTTCCTCTTGGTCATGTGGTTTTCCAGATTCCATTAGAAGGGTGGGCAGGCATGATGCAAGAAGGTAAGTTCTCCCTTGTTCTGAAGGACAGACTGGTCACAAAATAGATAGTAGCAGTCAGAATAgtctcttcttcatttccttaGTGGCTTGGTAGACTTTGCCCCTCACTTTCTCCTAAAATTAgatagtttaatttttcttctcttgtatCAGCTGAGATGCCTAATGATCTGTTTCTCCACCCAGGTCTGGAGATGAAGAGCCAGAATGAGAGAGCTTTCTCTCAGGCTAGTTTGAAAGAAATAGACCCACTGCCTGGCAGATCTGGAGGTGAAGTACCCTGGAGCACTGAGGAAGGTGAAGTTTGGGAAAGTGAGAATATACCTGAGAGAGAACTGGGACAAGAGCACTCTGGGGGGGTGAGGAGAGGACGCCCTCCTACACGCAGGAGACAATTCAGAGACCTGGCAACTGAGAAACCCCATAGTTGCCAGCAGTGTGGAAAACGCTTCCGTTGGGGCTCAGACTTGTCACGGCACCAGCGTACACACACAGGGGAGAAGCCCCACAAGTGCCAGGAATGCGAGAAAAGTTTCCGCAGCTCCTCAGATCTTGTTCGCCACCAAGGTGTCCACACAGGTGAGAAACCTTTCACCTGTACTGAGTGTGGCAAGAGCTTCAGCCGAAGTGCATACCTCACTGACCACCAGCGtatccacactggtgagaaaccttatgagtgtacTGAGTGTGGCAAGAGCTTCTCCCTCCGCTCCTACCTGTTAGACCACCGTCGAGTGCACACTGGTGAGCGTCCCTTTGGCTGCAGTGAATGTGACAAGAGTTTCAAGCAGCGGGCGCACCTCATTGCCCACCAGAGCCTTCATGCAAAGATGGCACAGTCAGTGGGATGACCAAGGCTCCACCAGATGAAAAGAGATTCCAAAGTAAGATGACAAAAGTCTAATCACCAAGTATCCATGTTGGGGCCTGCCAAGCACTCTCAAGAATATTTGGAAATGCCCCTTTCTAGGGGAGGGCCATTCTTGCCCTCCTTAGGATACCAGGAGGATCTTCTTATCTTTCATTTCCCTGATAGCTATGTTGCCACCTTTCCTCTACCTCCAGCTAATATCGATGTGGACAAGGAAAACTCAGCTGTCACAAAAAACTGACTTTCACTCCTATTTCCCTGGTCCCCTTGAACTTGTGGAACATAGGCATCTCTTCATATTTCTCAGAACCAAGAAGTGAATTTTATTAccttttaatatttgtttattttccccttctgttctccttcccatcttcctttATCATTCTCCCTCTAGGTTTCTGGAACCTGGGATTATATACTAGTTTGAAAGGATAAGGGAATACAGAAATGTAGGGAGGTTGAGGCAAGTCCCTTACCTCCCTCTACTTTGCGTAGTCACTCCCCTGACCACTATCCAATCTCAACTTCAACAGTCCCCTAAAGGCTTTTGGCcataaaaatgcttttattttcttccactcTGATTGAGATCCATAGTCAAAAGGAATTCCTTCCAGCAGGATGTAGCTGTCTCTTTATTGGATGATGATAGCATTATTGAAGCCATCATTTTCATTAGAATTAATCCTCCTGCCTTTGTTGACCTGTATCTCCTGGAAGTGGGAAGACGGGGAAAGGAATGGCGTGTGAATTAATCAGTGGAAAGTATTTGTGTATGGGGTGATGCAGTGGATATTCTTTCCCAGCCTCCTCCTTTACTCCCTGATTCAGCTTCAGTCTGCCTTGCTTCCTTCAAGAATTCTCCAattggtttcagcttttgctgctactaagctgaCATCTTGGTTCTGCCACCTGCTTTCcttcaaagcatttttttcttatacaACAGCATATTAAATGTTTCTGCATTTCTGGAGTCTTGAGAATGGAGGTAGGCTCTAGGTAAAGCTCCATCAATGATTTGGGAAGGACTCCAAAGGGGATTTCAGGCCTCTGGCTCTCTGAAGAAGGTTGAGGAGGACAGTTCTTAGTCATTCTTCTGGAGACTAATGAGAGTGTCTCTTCCatgttctccatctctccttACCCTGCctgaccctcccccccccatcaccaccaccttcaatttcttcctttacttGAATCCTGCCCCCACCTAGAAGACAGCTGTAAGTCCaccttctctttcccatttcaCTTCTGCCTCCTGAACCTTTCTGACCTTATTTTTGTGGCTGTCCTTAAGTTCTCTACATCCTTCCCAAGAGATTAAGTAGAGTGACCATTGACCTGTAGAAGGGCAGGAAAGTACACTCCTTTTGATAATCCCGGGATCATActtgccttttaaaataattggTGCCACACAATGACATTTTGTAGCCATTCAAGTTCTCATATTTTGTATGATTTCTACATTTTGTATGTAGAGGTTTTTCCATGTAGAAACAGTCCGTGGAATGGACGATAGGGGCACTCGGAACACCTGTGCCTTTCAGCCCAAGCCAGGGCTAGATTTCTTAAAGGAAACGAGACTATGAGTATTCTCTCCCAGAGGGGACGAGGAAAGTTCAAATAAAAGTGGAAAAATCTCCCTTCACTGTGGTCATGTCCTTCTTAATAGCACTGGTGCCCTTCCAGCAGGGATTCATCTCAGTTCGTGGTCACCTCAGCTTAGTGAAAAACTGAGGCCAGACTGTGGCCTCACAACTCTGACCTTCTAGGAGTAATGCGGCATTTTGCCACTTGGTGGCGctaacttctcattttatataccCAAGCAACTGGTTTGGACAGCCTTCTTCCCGGAAAGTTAGTGCCTGAGCTTTAGGTACTAGCCCAGGGCAACACCCCTGAAGTGATCTGGCTCTCTGAGTGGTCTGAGGTTGcaggaattttagatttattctccAAGACCTTTCTCCtgcctactagctatgtgatccgaaacaattccttttctttctctgggcctccatttttcatctataaaacaagaaggTCAGACGGCATATTTTTTGTAAGAGGCCTTCCAGGGCTGACATTTAGCTATCCTGAGAGATGGGGTGAAGGCTGTGGCCCATAAGAATTTTGGATGTAGCCAAAGCCCCTCTTGCCTAGATAAAGGGCTATCTTTCTTGGCTTCCgggaaagggaagagataggACTGATTTGAATAGACCCCAAGATCAGCTGACCTCGGGGTTCTGTCCTCTATGTCATTTATTTACTTGTGACCTGGAGCAGGGAATATCTATAATAGTTCTCTAAGAGTCTAATGCCAACTTGGACAGAAGTTTCTAGGAcagtgccccagggatctgtgctTGACTCCgggctatttaatatttttattaaatggcttaaagaaagatgaaagggaatagctaacatttaatgaaaggattttaaaag
The window above is part of the Monodelphis domestica isolate mMonDom1 chromosome 7, mMonDom1.pri, whole genome shotgun sequence genome. Proteins encoded here:
- the ZNF213 gene encoding zinc finger protein 213 isoform X3, giving the protein MATTPGNQIQASVEPEGLLIVKVEEDSFWDKETPRPKEDTDSEIFRQCFRQFHYRETDGPHEAFSQLWELCCRWLRPETRTKEQILELLVLEQFLTVLPGGIQGWVRERCPASGEEAVAMVEDLQKQPRNSLQQGPMTIGDVPFYLSREEWGCLDPAQRELFCHIKRENFCNVSLGLEMKSQNERAFSQASLKEIDPLPGRSGGEVPWSTEEGEVWESENIPERELGQEHSGGVRRGRPPTRRRQFRDLATEKPHSCQQCGKRFRWGSDLSRHQRTHTGEKPHKCQECEKSFRSSSDLVRHQGVHTGEKPFTCTECGKSFSRSAYLTDHQRIHTGEKPYECTECGKSFSLRSYLLDHRRVHTGERPFGCSECDKSFKQRAHLIAHQSLHAKMAQSVG
- the ZNF213 gene encoding zinc finger protein 213 isoform X2 produces the protein MATTPGNQIQASVEPEGLLIVKVEEDSFWDKETPRPKEDTDSEIFRQCFRQFHYRETDGPHEAFSQLWELCCRWLRPETRTKEQILELLVLEQFLTVLPGGIQGWVRERCPASGEEAVAMVEDLQKQPRNSLQQEEPSEETETQGGGRGSSGLLLAQGETHAKGVSQEEGAWSRSPGTGSQEQRSHDCLEMKSQNERAFSQASLKEIDPLPGRSGGEVPWSTEEGEVWESENIPERELGQEHSGGVRRGRPPTRRRQFRDLATEKPHSCQQCGKRFRWGSDLSRHQRTHTGEKPHKCQECEKSFRSSSDLVRHQGVHTGEKPFTCTECGKSFSRSAYLTDHQRIHTGEKPYECTECGKSFSLRSYLLDHRRVHTGERPFGCSECDKSFKQRAHLIAHQSLHAKMAQSVG
- the ZNF213 gene encoding zinc finger protein 213 isoform X1, whose translation is MATTPGNQIQASVEPEGLLIVKVEEDSFWDKETPRPKEDTDSEIFRQCFRQFHYRETDGPHEAFSQLWELCCRWLRPETRTKEQILELLVLEQFLTVLPGGIQGWVRERCPASGEEAVAMVEDLQKQPRNSLQQEEPSEETETQGGGRGSSGLLLAQGETHAKGVSQEEGAWSRSPGTGSQEQRSHDSQHASQLPALLKEGSTREMVDAFFSSGIHGPMTIGDVPFYLSREEWGCLDPAQRELFCHIKRENFCNVSLGLEMKSQNERAFSQASLKEIDPLPGRSGGEVPWSTEEGEVWESENIPERELGQEHSGGVRRGRPPTRRRQFRDLATEKPHSCQQCGKRFRWGSDLSRHQRTHTGEKPHKCQECEKSFRSSSDLVRHQGVHTGEKPFTCTECGKSFSRSAYLTDHQRIHTGEKPYECTECGKSFSLRSYLLDHRRVHTGERPFGCSECDKSFKQRAHLIAHQSLHAKMAQSVG